From the Xiphophorus hellerii strain 12219 chromosome 20, Xiphophorus_hellerii-4.1, whole genome shotgun sequence genome, the window CACATTTCTAAAATTGCTGATTTTGCAGCACCTTtgaaagtcttttattttgaaacaaaaagcagTCCGTACAatttagggggaaaaaacattaagtaaagcaaaacaaatcatcaaggaaaaaaaagaacacattcATCACAAAGTAGACAGTCAATTGttccaatattttaaaaagcttgaaGTATCTAATGTTATTGTTGTCAGCGCTCTTACTTTTAAGTTGTTTGATAAAATCTAAGTGGCGGATGAATTTATACATGTGAGAAATGAAAAAAGTTgggattttcttatttattttttacgcCGAGTTGCAGGGATTGGTTCGATTGAATGAGTTGGGCTGAAACAACCTTTACATGTTCAAACATGGTATAGAGAACAATTCTCAGCTGTATCTGCAaagcatcattttccttcaatacaaaatgcttttctttataTTCGTCTATTACAAGGGGAATGAAGTTTTCTTTCCCTCTCACCATTGTTTTTTCAAACCTCCTGATGTTTTAATTACAGTTATGAATCAGTAACACCGATCAGGGGCCGACGCGCAGCATAAACGTCCCAACACGTGATTTTTCTCTCCCTGAATGACTCCTCTGGGTTCATTCAGGACTCAGCCGCTGCGCGTCTAAATCTCCTTCTGCGCTCACGAAGGAAACCGCTCGTCACCTCCGAAGAGGTGGCAGAGAAAATACACAACTTTTTATTCCGTTTGCTCTCTGTAACTCAGGCGAGGCTGATCCGCTTCGTGCCAGGGAGTTCAGCAAAACATTGCTGCTGAATAATAAACGTCGTAAATTACATTCTTGAACTGCGGTTTCCTCGCCTTGCTGCTTTGGCTCATCGAATGACATCGGTCTCTCCCTGCCTTCTGCCTTCCTCAGGGTGAAGCATCCCAACATCCTCCAGCTGGTTGACGTCTTCGAGACCAAAAAGGAGTACTTCCTCTTCCTGGAGCTGTGAGTTTAGACATCTGATGATGGGGGGAGGGGGAATAAAAGGCTTCCAGCTCGTCTCTACCCCCACCGAGCCGCATCTGTAGATGGAGCACTCCTGGGGGAACGGGCCCCGAGCAACACCGGGGCCCGAGCGGATTCCGAGAGAGCGGCTCTCGGCTCCGCATCATTTGGTATTCAGATGCGATCGCTTCGGTCGCTCCGTTCTCTTCTTCCCCAATCTCTCCCGCCCCCCAGGTTTTGGGGGAATTGGGTGCATTTCTGTGGAAATTCTAAATGAGGAAATGAATGTTTCCCACTGAGAAGACCTGAGGGATTTTTTGGTTATGCAGAAAATTCAGCAAACAAGAGTCATCCGTGGGGAAATGATAATTATCACTCACCCCGTGGACGATCCTCCGTTCTTAGAAAGACAGAAATACCTTCTCGTAGCTGAAGTCGGTTTTTCTGAGTTCTCTAAATTACGAGGAGCTTCCCTCACATTTATTTGTCTGgttttctttgactttattgcttttgtttttgagtgGCAAATGAACTGAAGatgaaagggggaaaaaaaaggtaaagcAAAATGTAACTAGCTTGCAGAAATGAACAAACCTTTTATTGAAGTTTTTTCTGCCCACCTCTCCGCAGCGCGACAGGCAGAGAGGTGTTCGACTGGATCCTGGACCAGGGCTACTACTCGGAGCGGGACACCAGCAACGTGGTGCGGCAGGTCCTGGAGGCCGTGGCCTACCTGCACTCCCTGCACATCGTTCACAGAAACCTGAAGGTAACGGCTCAGCGGCAACACTGAGAAAACACTGAAACCTTACCACGTATTCTTTTGGTTTGGTTTCCAGTGCAGACATTTCTgtacgcttgaaataagacaaaacaaagctACAAATAACCTTTtgagcaagatacaggagcttgttttaagtcaataattccttaatattgatgataaCATATTTATTCCACagccagattatttcactggcAGGATGGGAataatgtcttgttataagctAATAATCTGATAGTGGaattagaactttttcatcaatattaacacattattgacttaaaacaagctcctatatcttgcaaAAAAGTTACctgtagttttgtcttatttcaagtgaacctggataaaaatacttggtaagattttctgGTTTCAGCAAACGCTTCTGCAACGCAGAAAACATAATCTcctattttttatgtttatagcGTCTAACTGTGGGGTGGTCAAAGTGTGGCttaggggccatttgtggccctctgAATGGTTTTTGAGAGGCCCACTCTTAATGGTATCAATTATTACCTGGTGGCATAGGTAACTgattcatatttaaattttttattactattatttataaggcaagattTTCAcaagtttcaaataaaacatgaaaatattcttattaaagctgcagcatgtaactgcTATAAACAACATATGTTTTACATATGGTCACCCTCCTCAGTGATggtatttgttaaagctgtcaccatgttgtgacattttaacatgagacagataatctgaaaagaCGGATCTcgtccacctcctccctgaggtGTTATTGCCTTCTGAAGAAATGAACCgttcccgaccaaaaacaaccaatcagagccaaggaGGAGGGACTcggtgctgtcaatcacactcGTGTATGCGTATTCTCAtcttactgttacaggaaaactgtttatctgacGTCATCTGTGGTCATGATAACTAGCCTTCGTACTCCCGACAGGCTAGCTGTGGCTTAGCCTAGCAGAGTGCAAGTGGGAGGGTGTGAGCAGTGCGTACACTAGCGTGATTGACAGAGTTAAGACCACTGTTCAAGCACAGTCTGACAATAAGTTCATAGTCTGAAAGGATTGTGAGCAAAGCCGTGAATGTTGTGCAGATCTGACGGATTCTAAGTGTTTCTTGCTGTGGCTGTACATTTTGGAATATTAAAAGGATTTGTTTCAAAGTTGAATTATAATGAAgtacaaattaaaacagattttttttttttctgtcattgtcTTACTTGGATTCTccacaaaaaatattcattttaatcgTTAAACATAGTAAGCGCGTgactttttgtaatttgttcTTCACCCACAGTTGGAGAACTTGGTGTACTACAACCGTCTAAAGCACTCCAAAATCGTCATCAGTGACTTCCACCTTGCCAAGCTGGAGAACGGGCTGATCAAAGACCCCTGTGGGACACCAGAGTACCTGGGTGAGATTACGAAACGTGGTGAatcagttatgtttttttatttttttttatttcctttatttaaccaggtaaaccccgttgagatctagatctcattttcaagagttATAATGTGGCACGAGGGTCTGGgtcattgatgatgtttttccTGTTCAGCCCCTGAAGTGGTTGGCAGACAGCGGTACGGCAGGCCTGTGGACTGCTGGGCCATGGGTGTCATCATGTACATACTGTAAGTGATCAGAATCGTCTCTAATTAGTCATCTGAAGTCCAAATACagaaaaatttgtgtttttaccaCAATCATTACATGCATCAAAACCAATTACCTATATTATTTTTGATCAATAAACACGTCAACTACTAGCATAGAAATCAAGTGATCTGGTATTTTTATGTGtcttttacataataaaatggAAGGATGTCATGACTCccactgtttttaatttatttttttatttttttaccacagCCTGTCAGGCAACCCTCCGTTCTACGACGAAAGCGATGACGACGATTACGAAAACCACGACAAGAACCTGTTCCGAAAAATCCTGGCGGGCGATTACGAGTTCGACTCTCCGTACTGGGATGAAATCTCCGATTCAGGTACTCTCAGTGGCAGctttttacacacacacttcacacGCTCCAGAAGGAACCTGCCCGCctgccttccttccttcctgttgACTTTTCAAAGCCGTTACGGTTGTGTTGTCATGCCGTCAGGAAGTAAAACCCTTTGTCTCTCGTTGCGTTTCCTTCCCTCTGACTTCTCTCTGACAGCTAAGAACCTGGTTGCTCGTTTGATGGAGGTGGATCAAGACCAGAGGCTGACGGCCCAGGAGGCCATAAACCATGAATGGTAGGCGGAGGACTTTTTGATATATCGTGCAGACTAAATCAGAGTGCCGGACACTGAGTGTGctaaacatgattaaaaaaacctCTCAGgaggttttaaataaataaaaaaaaatgaataaataaaatcgaAGATAAATTATCATGAACAATTTGGACAGATTGCCCCTTGGTCTGCTTAGTTGCACTGGACAGGTATTTCCAGCAACCTTTACCCTTTAGTAATATTACAGCCTTCTAGGACTGCACCGAAAGAATAGGACTAAAATATCCCATgtttatgaaaaagtattagcaATCTGCAACTTGTTTTTGGTGTGAGTGTAACCCATGGTTTTCTATCCTCCTCTTTCCTCTGCAGGATCTCCGGTGGCGCAGCTTCAGATAAGAACATCAAGGAAAATGTGTGTGCACAGATAGAAAAGAACTTCGCCAGAGCTAAATGGAAGGTGAGCCCTTTTTGTTCTCTTCCTCCACCAGCTGAAGGCATTTCAGGTTTCACTTCTCGTTGCtgtgaatttaaagaaaaagat encodes:
- the LOC116711073 gene encoding caM kinase-like vesicle-associated protein: MPFGCLTVGEKKEYHNPSDVTDKYDLGQIVKSEEFCEIFRAKDKATMKMYTCKKFLKKDGRKVRKAAKNEILILKMVKHPNILQLVDVFETKKEYFLFLELATGREVFDWILDQGYYSERDTSNVVRQVLEAVAYLHSLHIVHRNLKLENLVYYNRLKHSKIVISDFHLAKLENGLIKDPCGTPEYLAPEVVGRQRYGRPVDCWAMGVIMYILLSGNPPFYDESDDDDYENHDKNLFRKILAGDYEFDSPYWDEISDSAKNLVARLMEVDQDQRLTAQEAINHEWISGGAASDKNIKENVCAQIEKNFARAKWKKAVRVTTIMKRLRAPEQSVSKPAVPGAAADPTAPQASANPSAPSSAAGPDGAPDAAGEEKSQQAAAAAPAEEAQAAEPMSRCNGEASAALHTVGEAMDEQG